TGCACGCCGCCACGCCGTGGGAACGCCCGGCGGACGAACGGCTGGGCGCGAGCACGATGGCGAGACCCAGGACGGCGAACACCAGCGGTGCGAACGGGAAAGCAAACCGCCGGTGCAGTTCCATCATTTCCGGTATGGCACCGAGACCTTGAGCGGTCTTCGCGCGAATCGCCTCGCGAAGGCTCCGCATGGACATCTCCTCGGGATTCCCGGATTCGTCGTCCAGCGCCGGCAGTTGATCCAGTTTCAGGTTGAGGTTGTAGACGTTGAAGGAGGTCTGGCTGAAGTGCGACCGGTCGGACCGCCGTTCATGGACCATGCCGTCGTACAGCCGCAGGCTGATGGAGTTGGCGACGTTGTCGGAATGTAGCAGCGCCACCCTTCCGATGATAAGATGCTCCGCGTCCGGATCGCGTTGATCGATGATCAGGATGCCCTGGAAGGTATTGCCGGGCGGGACGATCCTGTCGACGTAGACCAGGACCTTGGGGAAGAAGTCGTTGAACACCTTTTCCCTGAGCAGGGATCCGGCGCGGTTCGTGGCCACCGCGTAGAGTTCTTTCTTGACGGCCAGGTTGGCGGCCGGACGGACGAGCATGGACAACCCGAGGGTGAGGAGAGAAACGGCCAGGCCCAGGAGCAACACCGGTATCAGGAAGTGGACCGGCCCGACGCCGCAGGCCTTGAACGCCAGGGTCTCGTTGTCGCGCGCGAGCCGGCCGCAGCCGTAGAGAATCCCCAGCAGGAAGGCCATCGGCATCGTCGTTTCGAGTAGCGTCGGCAGGATCAACGCGAAGAGCTTCGCGATCTGATCCAGCGGGGCGCCCCGGCTCACCACCAACTCGATGAGTCGGGTGATACGGCCGGCCAGGAAAACGAGCGTAAAGGCGAGGAGGCCTACCAGAAAAGGCGGGATGATCTGACCGGTCACATAGGCGCTCAGGGTCCGATGCACACGGGCTATGGTAGCCTTCTTTGATGAATTCCACAACGCGGAATACGCCGGGCGGTCAGCGACCGGAAGCGGTGCTCATCTACGGGATCCATCCCGTTCTGGAGAAGCTTCGCGCCGCCCCCGGCGACATCATGGAAATCCTCATGGTCCGGGGCGACCGCGGTCCCGCGCTGCGCCGGGTGGAGCAGGCCGCGCTCCGGGAAGGCTGCCGTGTGAAGGAGACGGACGGACGCGCGCTGGACGCCCTGGCACGCGGTGGCCGGCATCAGGGGGTCATGGCCCGGGCCGTCCCTTTCGCCTACGGGACCTTCGACGACCTCCTGTCCCGGCCGTCGGACACGGCCGGCGACTGTATTCTCTTCCTCGACGGCGTCGTCGACCCGCGCAACCTGGGGAGCATTCTGCGTACGGCCGAGGCCATGGGCGTGCGCCGTGTCGTCCTGCCCAAGGACCGTGCCGCCGGGGTTACCGGCGCCGTGATCAAGGCCTCGGCCGGGGCGGCGCATCATCTTGAGGTCTACCGCGTTCCCAACCTCCCGCGCGCTCTCGCCGCCCTGCGTGAGCGTGGCTTCTGGGTCGTGGGCCTCGACGCGGAGGCGCCGGACCGGGTTTGGGAGCAGACGTATCCGGCGCGCCTGGCCGTGGTGCTGGGGGGTGAGGAACGGGGCCTGAGGCCACTGGTGCGGCGCGGCTGTGACTATCTGGTCTCCATCCCCATGGAGGGACGGGTCGGATCGTTGAACGTGGGCGTGGCATGGGGTATATTCGCCTACGAGGTCGCGAAACAGCGAATGGACGCGTCCGTGCCGCGTCCCGGTTGACAGCCTCCGTTGACTGTCCCCGTTGACATTTGGTCCGCCAAATGCTTTATATCGTTGACGTGTCTTCTTACCCTGTTTTCCGAAAGAGGGGCAGGGTAAGTGTGGCTTTTTGTTGTTTGTTCTTGCGTGCGCGATGGCGACGGACGGTTCCGCTGGCGTAGCTCAACGGTAGAGCAGCTGATTTGTAATCAGCAGGTTGTAGGTTCAAATCCTATCGCCAGCTCCAAGTGAGCGAACTCGTTGAATCGAGCCTGTCGAGTCCCGTTTGGTCCGCGCGGTGTATTCCGGGGTGAAATGCGGAGAGGTTCCCGAGTGGACAAAGGGAGCAGACTGTAAATCTGCCGCCGATCGGCTTCGGAGGTTCGAATCCTCCCCTCTCCACCATCAGTTACCACTGTCCTGTCAGGTCGACAGGGCGCGAGTTTAGGCTCCGTGGCGACGGAGTCGGTTACGCGGGAATAGCTCAGTTGGCTAGAGCACGAGCCTTCCAAGCTCGGGGTCGCGGGTTCGAATCCCGTTTCCCGCTCCATGCCCATGCCCAGGTAGCTCAGTAGGTAGAGCACGTCCTTGGTAAGGACGAGGTCGGCGGTTCAAGCCCGCTCCTGGGCTTTGCCTGTATGTGAGACATTGAAACGCGAAATTGTGATTGGCACAGGAGGAGAAGATGAGCAAGGCGAAGTTCCAGCGTACGAAGCCGCACCTCAACATCGGCACCATCGGCCACGTCGATCATGGCAAGACCACGTTGACGGCGGCCATCACCAAGGTACTGGCTGAAAAGGGTTCGGCGGATTTCGTGCCTTTCGACCAGATCGACAAGGCGCCTGAAGAGCGCGAACGCGGCGTCACCATCAACATCGCGCACGTCGAGTACCAGACGGACAAGCGGCATTACGCCCACGTGGATTGCCCGGGACACGCGGACTACGTGAAGAACATGATCACCGGCGCCGCCCAGATGGACGGAGCGATCCTGGTGGTGTCGGCGGCCGACGGGCCCATGCCGCAGACCCGCGAGCACATCCTGCTCGCCCGGCAGGTGGGCGTGCCCTCCATCGTCGTCTACCTCAACAAGGCGGACATGGTGGATGACCCCGAGCTGCTCGAGCTGGTGGAGCTGGAGGTGCGGGAGTTGCTGTCCAAGTACCAGTTCCCGGGCGACGACATTCCGGTCGTCACCGGCAGCGCACTCCAGGCCCTGGAGGGCGAGGCCACCGAGTTGGGGGTCGAGTCCATCGGCAGGCTGATGGACGCCGTCGATTCTTACGTCCCCGATCCCGTGCGGGACGTGGACAGGCCCTTCATCATGCCGGTGGAGGACGTCTTCACCATCAGCGGCCGCGGCACCGTGGTGACGGGCCGGGTGGAGCGGGGCATCCTGCACGTGGGTGACGAGGTGGAGATCGTCGGTCTGAAGGAGACCCATAAGACCGTGGCCACCGGTGTCGAGATGTTCCGCAAGTTGCTCGACGAGGGGCAGGCGGGCGACAATATCGGCGTGCTGCTCCGGGGCGTCAAGCGCGACGAGGTGGAGCGGGGGCAGGTGCTGGCGAAGCCCAAGACGGTGACGCCGCACACCAAGTTCAAGGCCGAGGCCTACATCCTCACCAAGGAGGAGGGCGGACGGCACACCCCGTTCTTCAACGGCTACCGCCCGCAGTTCTATTTCCGGACCACCGATGTGACCGGCGTGGCGACGTTGCCCGAGGGCACCGAGATGATCATGCCTGGTGACAACATTCACATGGATGTGGATCTCATCACGCCCATTGCCATGGACGACGGCCTGCGCTTCGCCATCCGCGAAGGCGGCCGCACCGTGGGAGCTGGTGTTGTGACGGAGATCGTTCAGTAGGCGGAGGTTGGACCGATGCGTGACTTGGTAGGACTCGCCTGTGACCGATGCAAACGCAAGAACTACACGACCACCAAGAACAAGAAGCGAATCACGGACAAGCTTGAGTTCAAGAAGTTCTGCGGGAGTTGTCGCAGTCACACGGTGCACAAGGAAATCCGGGTTTGAGTCAACGGGACCGGGTCAGTAGCTCCAATTGGTAGAGCACCGGACTCCAAATCCGGCTGTTGCAGGTTCGAGTCCTGCCTGACCCGCCAGTTCTTCGCCGCCTATGGAAAAACTGACCGATTCGTTCGCCTCCGTGGGGAGGTTGACAGACTTCGTGCGCGAGGCTTGGCAGGAGCTGAAGCGGGTCCATTGGCCTACGCGGCGGGAGACCTACGCCGCCACGGGAGTCGTCGTGCTGGTGGTGATTTTTTTCGCCATCTACTTGGGGCTGGTGGACATCCTGCTCTCGTACATGCGGCAGTGGCTGATACGTTGAGACGAGGCGTTGAGACGGGAAACCGGATAGCGATAGCCCATGGCAAAGAACTGGTACGTCGTCCACACGTTCGCGGGGTTCGAGCACAAGGCCAAGGCCGCCCTGGAAGAACGCATCAAGACGCTCGGGGACCACACGGATTGGTTTGGCGAGATCCTGGTGCCGGCCGAGAAGGTCGTCGAGCTGGTGAAGGGCAAGAAGCGGACGTCCTCCAGGAAGTTCTTTCCGGGGTACATCCTGGTGCACATGGAGATGAGCGACGAGACCTGGCACGTGGTCAAGTCCACCCCCAAGGTCACCGGGTTCGTCGGCGGGGGCACGCAGCCGCCGTGGGTCAGCGAGGAGGAGGTGCGGGCGATCACCCAGCAGATGGAGGAAGGGGCCGTGCGCCCGCGGCCGCGGGTGGTATTCACCGTGGGCGAGAGCATCAAGGTGATCGACGGACCGTTCTCCGAGTTCAACGGCGTGGTCGAGGAAGTCAAGCCGGAGAAGGGCAAGCTGCGGGTGCTGATCAGCATCTTCGGGCGGGCGACTCCGGTGGAGCTGGATTTCATTCAGGTGGAGCGGAGCTAGTGTCGCGCGGGCTTCGCCCGCGGTCGTAAGGAGTTTTGGGCATGGCCAAGAAGGTGATCGGCGAGATCAAGTTGCAAATTCCCGCCGGGCTGGCGAACCCGAGTCCCCCGGTGGGACCGGCGTTGGGCCAGCGGGGCGTGAACATCATGGAGTTCTGCAAGGCCTTCAACGCGGCCACGCAGAATCAGCCGGGGATGATCATTCCGGTCATCATCACCGTTTACGCCGACCGCACCTTCAGCTTCATCACCAAGACGCCGCCGGCGGCCGTGTTGCTGAAGAAGGCCGCGGGACTCGACAAGGGCGCCGCGGAGCCGGGCAAGGAGACCAAGGGCCAGGTGACCAAGGCGCAGGTGCGGGAGATCGCCCAGATGAAGATGCCCGATCTGACCAGTGCCAGCATCGAGGCCGCGATGAACACCGTCGAGGGCACCGCCAGGAGTCTCGGCCTCAAGGTCGTGTGATCGGGGAGCGCCATGAAAACCAAGGGCAAGAAGTACCAGAACGTCGCCGACAAGGTGGAACACGCGCGCAAGTATCCGCTGGACGAGGGTATCCGTGTCGTCAAGGAGACCGCCACGGCGAAGTTCGATGAGACGGTCGAGTTGTCGGTGCGGCTCGGGGTCGATCCGCGGCGCGCCGACCAGAACATCCGCGGTTCCGTGGGTCTGCCCCACGGGCTCGGCAAGCCCGTGCGCGTGCTCGCGTTCGCCAAGGGCGAGAAGGAGCGGGAAGCACAGGAGGCGGGCGCGGAGTTCGTCGGCAACGATGATCTGATCAAGAAGATCACCGAGGGGTGGCTCGACTTCGACAAGGTGGTGGCCACGCCCGACATGATGGGCGCGGTCGGCCGCATCGGCAAGATTCTGGGGCCGCGCGGACTCATGCCCAATCCGCGCTCGGGCACGGTGGCCATGGAGATCGGCAAGGCGGTGCAGGAGATCAAGGCCGGCCGGCTCGAATACCGGGTGGACAAGGCAGGCATCGTCCATCTGCCCATCGGCAAGGTGTCGTTCGAAGCCGATGCGCTGCTGGACAACGCCAAGGCCGTCGTGGGGGCGCTGGTGCGGGCCAAGCCCGCCGCCGCCAAGGGTACCTACATCAAGAGCGTGGCCGTGGCCGCGACCATGGGACCGGGGGTCAGGATCGATCCCGCGGAAATTCGCACCATGGCGATCTGAGCGGCGATTGGAGAACAGCGTGGCTCGAGAGGAAAAAACGGCAGTCGTCGGGGCGTTCCAGGAAAAGTTCAGGAGCGCCACCATGGCGGTGTTGACCGAGTATCGTGGTTTGTCGGTCGGCAAGATGACGCAGCTCCGCAGCGACGTCCGCGAGGCGGCCGGCGAGTACAAGGTCGCCAAGAACAACCTGGTGCGGCTGGCGATCCAGGACACGGCGTACCAGGCACTCGAGGACCTCTTGACCGGCCCCAACGGTTGGGTGTTCGCCTACGACGACCCGGTCAGCCTGTCGAAGGCGCTGGTCAAGTTCGCCGAGGCGAACGACGCGCTGACCATCAAGGGCGCGGTCCTGGACGGGACCTTGATCGAGCCGGCGCAAGTCAAGGGTTTGGCCACGCTGCCGAGCCTGCCGGAGTTGCAAGCGCAGTTGCTGTCGTTGATGCAGGCGCCGGCGAGCCGGCTGTTGCGCACGATCCAGGAGCCGGGAAGCCAACTGGTCCGTCTCCTCGACGCGCTCAAGGAAGGCAAGGATTAGGGCCGGGCCGGCACGCGACGCGGTCTTAGGGAAATCCGGGAAATCCGTACACAATGACAGTAGAAGGGGGAGCGCACCAATGGAAGTGAATCGGGAGCAAGTCAAGGACTTCATCAAGAACATGTCTTTGTTGGAGGCCGCGAGTCTGGTCAAGGAGTTGGAAGAGGAGCTCGGGGTGAGCGCGGCGGCTCCCGTGGCCATGGCGGCCGCGGCGCCCGCGGCAGCCGCCGAGGCCGAGGAGCAGACCGAGTTCAACGCGGTGCTGACCAGTTCCGGCGAGAAGAAGATTCAGGTCATCAAGGTGGTCCGGGAGATCACCGGCCTGGGCCTGAAGGAGGCCAAGGACCTCGTGGACGGGGCGCCGAAGAACGTCAAGGAAGGCGTTTCGAAGGACGAGGCCGAAGAGATCAAGACGAAGATCGAGGAGGTCGGAGGCAGCGTCGAGGTCAAGTAACAACGTATTCTAACGAATTCTTCGGGAACGGCCCGGCGACACGTTGCCGGGTGCCGTTTGTCAGGGTCGAGTGAAAGGGGAGCCCATGCCGGTCCACGTGGCCAACAATGTGAGATTGCGCCGGGATTTCGGGCGGATCAAGAAGATCATCGATCTTCCTTACCTCATCGAGATCCAGAAGAACTCCTACGACCTTTTCCTGCAGCGGGATGTTCCGGAAGACCAGCGCCAGGACATCGGTCTTCAGGCCGTCTTCAAGTCCGTCTTCCCTATCAAGGATTTCAACGACACCGCTTCCCTGGAGTACGTCAATTACTCGCTGGGAGAGCCCAAGTACGACGTGGACGAGTGCCACGAGCGCGGCATGAACTTCGCCGCGCCCCTCAAGGTCACGGTGCAGCTCGTGCTCTGGGACGTCGATGCCCAGACCAACTCGCGCAGCATCCGTAACGTCAAGGAGCAGGAAGTCTATTTCGGCGAGGTGCCGTTGATGACGCGCAACGGCACGTTCATGATCAATGGCACCGAGCGTGTCATCGTGAGCCAGCTCCACCGCTCTCCCGGAGTCTTCTTCGAGCACGACAAGGGCAAGACCCACGCCAGCGGCAAGTTCCTCTACTCCGCTCGGGTCATCCCCTACCGGGGCTCGTGGCTCGACTTCGAGTTCGACCCGCGGGACATCCTCTTCGTGCGCATCGACCGCCGGCGGAAGTTCCACGTCACCGTTCTGCTGCGCGCCCTCGGAATGCAGCCCGAGGAGCTGCTCAACACCTTCTACAAGACGGATACGGTACTGTGTGATGCCGAGCGCCCGATGCTCGATGTCAAGCCGCCCCAGCTCGCGGGGCTCCGGGCCACCCGCGACGTCAGGGATCCCGAGTCCAACAACCTGATCGTCCGGGAGGGCCGCCGCTTCACGCGCGCGGTCTTGCGCCAGTTGGACAACGCCGGCATTCGCCAGATCCCCATTGCCTGGGAAGATATCCTGGGACGCGTGGCGGCGCACGATATCGTCGACCCCGAGACCAACCACGTCATCGTCGAGTGCAACGAGGCCATCACGGAGGAGAAGCTGGAGCAGGTCCGCGACAGCGGCGTCAAGCGGCTGGAGCTGTTCTTCCTGGATGACGCGGATACCGGGCCGTACCTGCGCAATACGCTCCTGCAGGACAAGATGCAGTCCTGCGACGAGGCCTTGCTGGAGATCTACCGCCGTCTGCGGCCAGGCGATCCCCCTACCATGGAGACCGCCACGACCTTCTTCAACAACCTGTTCTTCAGCGCGGAACGCTACGACCTTTCGAGGGTCGGGAGGCTGAAGCTGAATCACCGGCTCAAGCAGGACGTGCCTCTGGAGCACGGAGCGCTCCGCAAGGAAGACATTCTGGAGGTGGTCCGCTACCTCATCACCCTGAGAAACGGCAACGGCTCGGTGGACGACATCGACCACCTGGGGAACCGCCGCGTGAGGCCGGTGGGCGAACTGGTCGAGAACCATTTCCGCGTCGGGCTGGTGCGGATGGAGCGGGCCATCAAGGAGAAGATGAGCCTCCAGGACATCGACACGCTCATGCCGCAGGAGCTGATCAACCACAAGCCGGTATCGGCGGCGTTGAAGGAGTTCTTCGGCTCGAGCCAGTTGTCGCAGTTCCTGGACCAGACCAACCCGCTGTCCGAAATCACCCACAAGCGGCGGCTGTCGGCGCTCGGTCCCGGCGGGTTGACCCGGGAACGGGCAGGGTTCGAAGTGCGCGATGTCCATCCCACCCACTACGGCCGGGTCTGCCCCATCGAGACGCCGGAAGGACCCAACATCGGACTCATCGCCTCCCTGTCGACCTATGCGCGGGTGAACGAGTTCGGCTTCATCGAGACGCCCTACCGGGAGGTGGGGGACGGCAAGGTGACCGACCGCATCCACTACCTGTCGGCCCTGGAGGAAGAGGACCACGTCATCGCCCAGGCCAATGCGGCCCTCGACGACGAGGGCGGGTTCACCCAGGACCTGGTGTCCGCGCGCAAGGCCGGCGAGTTCGTGATGGCCCATCCGGGAGACGTCAATTTCATGGACGTGTCGCCCAACCAGCTTGTGAGCGTGGCGGCCTCGCTGATCCCGTTCCTGGAGCACGATGACGCCAACCGCGCCCTGATGGGCTCCAACATGCAGCGCCAGGCCGTGCCCTTGCTCCGTACGGAGGCGCCGCTGGTGGGCACGGGCATGGAGCGCGTGGTCGCCCGTGACTCCGGTGCCACGGTGGTGTCCGAGCGCGGCGGCACCGTCGAGAGCGTCGACTCCACGCGCATCGTCATCAAGGCGGACACGCCATCCGGCGCCTACGCCGACACGGGAGTGGACATCTACGGTCTGGTCAAGTACCAGCGTTCCAACCAGAACACCTGCATCAACCAGCGCCCCATCGTGCGTGTGGGCGATCACGTCGGCGAAGGGGACGTGGTCGCGGACGGGCCTTCCACCGAGATCGGAGAGCTCGCCCTGGGCCGGAACCTGCTCGTGGCGCTGATGCCTTGGGGCGGCTACAATTTCGAGGACTCCATCCTGATCAGCGAACGCGTGGTCAAGGAGGACATCTACACTTCGGTGCACATCGAGGAGTTCGAGTGCGTCTCGCGGGACACCAAGCTGGGTCCGGAGGAGATCACCCGGGACATTCCCAACGCGGGTGACGAGGCCCTCAAGGACCTGGACGAGAGCGGCGTGATCCGCATCGGCGCGGAGGTCAAGCCCGGCGACGTGCTCGTGGGCAAGATCACCCCCAAGGGGGAGACCCAACTCTCGCCGGAGGAAAAGCTGCTGCGCGCGATCTTCGGCGAGAAGGCCGGAGAGGTGCGGGACTCGTCCCTCAAGGTTCCCCCCGGGGTCGAGGGCACGGTCATCAACGTGCGCATCTTCTCGCGCAAGGGCATGCCCAAGGACGAACGCACCATGCTCATCGAGAACGAGGAAGTGGCGCGCCTCACCAAGGACCAGCACGACCAGATCCGCATCGTCCAGGATGGCGCGGTCAAGCGCCTGAAGGAGTTGCTGGTGGGCCGGCGCGCCGGCGCGCGGCTGACCGATGAGAACCGCAAGGTGCTGATCGCCAAGGGTGACGAGCTGACGGAGGAGTTGCTGCAGAGCATCCCCCTCTCCTTCCTGGGGGACCTGAAGCTGGAGGACGCGGAGCTGGAGGGCGAGGCGAGCCGCATCATCGCGAGCACATCGGCTCAGGTGGATGCCCTCAAGATGCGCTTTCAGGACAAGATCAGCCGCATCACCAGCGGAGACGATCTGCCTCCGGGCATGATCAAGATGGTCAAGGTGCTGGTCGCCATCAAGCGCAAGCTGCAGGTGGGCGACAAGATGGCGGGACGGCACGGCAACAAGGGCGTGATTTCATGCATCCTGCCGGAAGAGGACATGCCGTACCTGGAGGACGGGACCCCGGTGGACATGGTGCTGAACCCCCTGGGAGTTCCCTCCCGCATGAACGTCGGGCAGATCCTCGAAGCCCATCTCGGCTGGGCCGCGCGCAGTCTCGGACGCCAGATCGAGGTGCTGCTCGACGAGAAGTCGTCCGAGCTTGCGGTTCGGCTCAAGGATTGCCTCGGCGACGACGAGTCGGACAAGGTCGGCCTAGACTCCCTGCCGGGAACCGACGTGCGCCGTCTGGCGGACAAGTACCGCCAAGGCGTTCATCTGGCCTCGCCCGTGTTCGATGGTGCGCGCGAGGGCGAGATCTTCAACCTTCTGAAGAAGGCGGACCTGCCGGTGACGGGCCAGGTCACGCTGTACGACGGGCGCAACGGTGAGTCTTTCGACGAGAAGGTGACCGTGGGCGTCATGTACATGATGAAGCTGCACCACCTCGTGGACGACAAGATCCACGCGCGTTCCACCGGCCCGTACTCGCTGGTGACCCAGCAGCCGTTGGGCGGCAAGGCCCAGTTCGGCGGGCAGCGGCTGGGCGAGATGGAGGTCTGGGCGCTGGAAGCGTACGGGGCCGCCTACACGCTGCAGGAAATGCTGACGGTCAAGTCCGACGACGTGGCCGGGCGCACGCGCATGTACGAGGGCATCTTCAAGGGCGATCACTTTCTCGAGCCGGGTTTGCCTGAATCCTTCAACGTCATGGTCAAGGAACTGCAGAGTCTGTGCCTCGACCTCGAGTTGGTGGAATAAGGAGGCGTCATGGAAGAAGTATACAGTCTCTTCGAGAAACCCAAGAATCCGCTCAGCTTCCAGGGAATCAAGATTGCCCTCGCCTCCCCGGACAAGATCCGGTCGTGGTCCCACGGCGAGGTGCGCAAGTCCGAGACCATCAACTACCGGACGTTCAAGCCCGAACGCGACGGTCTGTTCTGCGCCAAGATCTTCGGTCCCACCAAGGATTACGAGTGCAATTGCGGCAAGTACAAGAGGATGCGCCACCGCGGCGTCGTGTGCGAGAAGTGCGGCGTCGAGGTCATCCAGTCGAAGGTGCGCCGGGAGCGCATGGGGCACATCGAGCTGGCCACGCCGGTGGCGCATATCTGGTTCCTGAAGAGCCTGCCGAGCCGCATCGGCGCGTTGCTGGACCTGACCCTCAAGGACCTGGAGAAGGTCCTGTATTTCGAGTCCTACATCGTGATGGATCCCGGCTCCACCAAGCTCCAGTACAAGGAGTTGCTCACCGAGGCGCGCTACCGCAGGGCGGTCGAGGAGTACGGCAGCGATTTCACGGCGCACATGGGGGCGGAAGCCATCCGGGAGCTGTTGGGCCACATCGAGGTGGACAAGCTCTCGGAGGAGTTGCGCACCGAGCTGCGTGACGCCAATTCGGAGGTCAAGAGGAAGAAGCTCGCCAAGCGCCTGAAGGTGCTCAACGCGTTCCGAAGCTCCAAGAACCGGCCCGAGTGGATGATCCTGGAAGTGATCCCCATCATCCCGCCGGACCTGCGTCCCCTGGTGCCGCTGGACGGCGGGCGTTTCGCCACCTCCGACCTGAACGACCTGTATCGCCGGGTGATCAACCGCAACAACCGGTTGAAGCGGCTGATGGAGCTGAACGCGCCGGACATCATCATCCGCAACGAGAAGCGGATGCTGCAGGAGGCGGCCGACGCGCTGTTCGACAACGGTCGGCGCGGCCGGGCCATCACCGGTCCCAACCGGCGCCCCCTCAAGTCGCTCAGCGACATG
The nucleotide sequence above comes from Deltaproteobacteria bacterium. Encoded proteins:
- the secE gene encoding preprotein translocase subunit SecE, giving the protein MEKLTDSFASVGRLTDFVREAWQELKRVHWPTRRETYAATGVVVLVVIFFAIYLGLVDILLSYMRQWLIR
- the rplJ gene encoding 50S ribosomal protein L10 — protein: MAREEKTAVVGAFQEKFRSATMAVLTEYRGLSVGKMTQLRSDVREAAGEYKVAKNNLVRLAIQDTAYQALEDLLTGPNGWVFAYDDPVSLSKALVKFAEANDALTIKGAVLDGTLIEPAQVKGLATLPSLPELQAQLLSLMQAPASRLLRTIQEPGSQLVRLLDALKEGKD
- a CDS encoding LptF/LptG family permease, coding for MHRTLSAYVTGQIIPPFLVGLLAFTLVFLAGRITRLIELVVSRGAPLDQIAKLFALILPTLLETTMPMAFLLGILYGCGRLARDNETLAFKACGVGPVHFLIPVLLLGLAVSLLTLGLSMLVRPAANLAVKKELYAVATNRAGSLLREKVFNDFFPKVLVYVDRIVPPGNTFQGILIIDQRDPDAEHLIIGRVALLHSDNVANSISLRLYDGMVHERRSDRSHFSQTSFNVYNLNLKLDQLPALDDESGNPEEMSMRSLREAIRAKTAQGLGAIPEMMELHRRFAFPFAPLVFAVLGLAIVLAPSRSSAGRSHGVAACIAWLFAYYALFAVGTAVGENGKIPAALALWLPNLVVGCIAVWLFIRTLMDAPSPFSVGAGTRLRGSGRVAAGRPKV
- the rlmB gene encoding 23S rRNA (guanosine(2251)-2'-O)-methyltransferase RlmB: MNSTTRNTPGGQRPEAVLIYGIHPVLEKLRAAPGDIMEILMVRGDRGPALRRVEQAALREGCRVKETDGRALDALARGGRHQGVMARAVPFAYGTFDDLLSRPSDTAGDCILFLDGVVDPRNLGSILRTAEAMGVRRVVLPKDRAAGVTGAVIKASAGAAHHLEVYRVPNLPRALAALRERGFWVVGLDAEAPDRVWEQTYPARLAVVLGGEERGLRPLVRRGCDYLVSIPMEGRVGSLNVGVAWGIFAYEVAKQRMDASVPRPG
- the rplA gene encoding 50S ribosomal protein L1, whose amino-acid sequence is MKTKGKKYQNVADKVEHARKYPLDEGIRVVKETATAKFDETVELSVRLGVDPRRADQNIRGSVGLPHGLGKPVRVLAFAKGEKEREAQEAGAEFVGNDDLIKKITEGWLDFDKVVATPDMMGAVGRIGKILGPRGLMPNPRSGTVAMEIGKAVQEIKAGRLEYRVDKAGIVHLPIGKVSFEADALLDNAKAVVGALVRAKPAAAKGTYIKSVAVAATMGPGVRIDPAEIRTMAI
- the nusG gene encoding transcription termination/antitermination protein NusG — translated: MAKNWYVVHTFAGFEHKAKAALEERIKTLGDHTDWFGEILVPAEKVVELVKGKKRTSSRKFFPGYILVHMEMSDETWHVVKSTPKVTGFVGGGTQPPWVSEEEVRAITQQMEEGAVRPRPRVVFTVGESIKVIDGPFSEFNGVVEEVKPEKGKLRVLISIFGRATPVELDFIQVERS
- the rpmG gene encoding 50S ribosomal protein L33, with the protein product MRDLVGLACDRCKRKNYTTTKNKKRITDKLEFKKFCGSCRSHTVHKEIRV
- the rplL gene encoding 50S ribosomal protein L7/L12, whose protein sequence is MEVNREQVKDFIKNMSLLEAASLVKELEEELGVSAAAPVAMAAAAPAAAAEAEEQTEFNAVLTSSGEKKIQVIKVVREITGLGLKEAKDLVDGAPKNVKEGVSKDEAEEIKTKIEEVGGSVEVK
- the rplK gene encoding 50S ribosomal protein L11 yields the protein MAKKVIGEIKLQIPAGLANPSPPVGPALGQRGVNIMEFCKAFNAATQNQPGMIIPVIITVYADRTFSFITKTPPAAVLLKKAAGLDKGAAEPGKETKGQVTKAQVREIAQMKMPDLTSASIEAAMNTVEGTARSLGLKVV
- the tuf gene encoding elongation factor Tu, translated to MSKAKFQRTKPHLNIGTIGHVDHGKTTLTAAITKVLAEKGSADFVPFDQIDKAPEERERGVTINIAHVEYQTDKRHYAHVDCPGHADYVKNMITGAAQMDGAILVVSAADGPMPQTREHILLARQVGVPSIVVYLNKADMVDDPELLELVELEVRELLSKYQFPGDDIPVVTGSALQALEGEATELGVESIGRLMDAVDSYVPDPVRDVDRPFIMPVEDVFTISGRGTVVTGRVERGILHVGDEVEIVGLKETHKTVATGVEMFRKLLDEGQAGDNIGVLLRGVKRDEVERGQVLAKPKTVTPHTKFKAEAYILTKEEGGRHTPFFNGYRPQFYFRTTDVTGVATLPEGTEMIMPGDNIHMDVDLITPIAMDDGLRFAIREGGRTVGAGVVTEIVQ